One stretch of Microbacterium faecale DNA includes these proteins:
- a CDS encoding adenylyltransferase/cytidyltransferase family protein, with amino-acid sequence MTRIGYAAGAFDLFHVGHLNLLRHAKARCDVLIAGVVSDEMLLEVKGTATVIPTAERAEMVGACRYVDDVHVETVPDKLDTWREVGFTHFFKGDDWRGTPKGVALERRFAEVGVEIVYFPYTAHTSSTRLRSALDALAAPREALV; translated from the coding sequence GTGACCCGCATCGGTTACGCCGCCGGTGCGTTCGACCTCTTCCACGTCGGCCACCTCAATCTCCTGCGGCACGCCAAGGCGCGCTGCGACGTGTTGATCGCGGGCGTCGTGAGCGACGAGATGCTTCTCGAGGTGAAGGGCACCGCCACCGTGATCCCCACCGCGGAACGCGCCGAGATGGTGGGCGCCTGCCGGTACGTCGACGACGTGCACGTCGAGACCGTTCCCGACAAGCTCGACACGTGGCGTGAGGTGGGCTTCACTCACTTCTTCAAGGGGGACGACTGGCGCGGCACTCCGAAGGGTGTCGCGCTCGAGCGGCGCTTCGCCGAGGTCGGCGTGGAGATCGTGTACTTCCCCTACACGGCGCACACGTCGAGCACTCGGCTGCGCTCGGCGCTCGACGCTCTCGCCGCGCCCCGAGAGGCGCTCGTCTAG
- a CDS encoding CHAT domain-containing protein — MTMEVTTPTTGAPRSDHEAKRTSLTAEVLHARGLEEGNRLHFARAERTFRLALARARSDDTRARVSGSLAYVVARRGAAAEAEALCREALALRELTAETRGIVLGQFGAVLLDAARLDEARAALDEAIEKLADLPELLGNVLLNRSVVAMRVHDTDLALKDLAAAASCYKATGDELGQAQATHNLGYVLHLAGDIVASLRLMAEARPVAAAASAVAQAVCDADRAEVLREAGATIEAERVLRDAARVFGAERMSQARAEAELQLSFSLLTHDRREARRVARAAAKRFRKLGSEAWAARADAVALRAALAGDDARTRAAAHDRAPGARRALRRFGYTSESRALAFATAAASSRMRQPPARLPARRHDDPLDVRLLAHEAHAARATARGDDAGARRHAAAGLAELSAWQSSFGSLDMLSSVAMHASGVLMEGVAGALRSRRPDTLFEWSERARHFTQQVTPVRPPPDAELAADLTELRVLRSELSGTDWFADRRVRELRYRIADRQWTNTPGSVGPRRASLDEVRSELDDDTAMLAFVYVANRLSCLAVNGRAAPVIVDLPWERIRAATKGIHTELEAAAVMSGSAARLVRASLDERLGQISRMLVEPALAAVGAARRVVITSPGELRRVPWMMLPELRGKVVTVSRSASRWFHARTREERAANPVPGFAVGPDVARGAEEAERGAAAWRAAAERREPGSGLTSVRMLSGDRAGTADVAALADDVDVLHVVAHGEHAAYAPMLSGLTLADGTLFGYDIDQIPRAPETVVLSACEVGRSSVRWGEEAVGMTRAWLHAGSRSVIASPVIVADDIACELLGVLHEGLAARLEPAEALAMATEETGLVTPFAAFGTGF; from the coding sequence ATGACGATGGAGGTGACGACACCGACCACGGGCGCTCCGCGGTCCGACCACGAAGCGAAGCGCACGTCGTTGACGGCCGAGGTGCTGCACGCGCGCGGACTCGAGGAGGGCAATCGCCTGCACTTCGCGCGCGCTGAGCGCACCTTCCGTCTCGCGCTGGCGCGCGCGCGCAGCGACGACACGCGCGCTCGCGTCAGCGGGTCGCTCGCCTACGTCGTCGCGCGCCGCGGTGCGGCTGCCGAGGCGGAAGCTCTGTGTCGCGAGGCATTGGCGCTGCGCGAGCTCACGGCGGAGACGCGCGGCATCGTCCTCGGACAGTTCGGCGCCGTGCTTCTGGATGCCGCACGCCTCGACGAGGCGCGCGCCGCGCTCGACGAGGCCATCGAGAAGCTCGCGGACCTCCCCGAGCTGCTGGGGAACGTGCTGCTGAATCGGAGCGTCGTGGCGATGCGCGTTCACGACACCGACCTCGCCCTGAAGGACCTGGCGGCGGCCGCGTCCTGTTACAAGGCGACCGGTGACGAGCTCGGACAGGCTCAGGCCACCCACAACCTCGGCTACGTGCTTCATCTCGCGGGCGACATCGTCGCGTCGTTGCGGCTCATGGCGGAGGCCCGGCCCGTCGCCGCCGCGGCATCGGCCGTGGCGCAAGCTGTCTGCGACGCGGACCGGGCGGAGGTTCTCCGCGAGGCCGGCGCCACCATCGAAGCCGAACGCGTGCTCCGTGATGCCGCGCGGGTTTTCGGCGCCGAGCGGATGTCTCAGGCGCGCGCCGAGGCGGAACTGCAGCTATCCTTCTCCCTCCTCACCCACGATCGCCGTGAGGCTCGCCGCGTGGCGCGCGCCGCCGCGAAGCGCTTCCGCAAGCTGGGCAGCGAGGCATGGGCGGCGCGCGCCGACGCGGTCGCCCTGCGTGCCGCGCTGGCGGGTGACGACGCACGCACTCGAGCGGCGGCGCATGACCGGGCGCCCGGCGCGCGTCGGGCTCTCCGACGCTTCGGCTACACGAGCGAGTCGCGCGCGCTCGCGTTTGCAACCGCCGCGGCGAGTTCACGGATGCGGCAACCTCCGGCCCGACTTCCCGCGCGCCGCCACGACGACCCGCTCGACGTGCGGCTGCTCGCGCACGAGGCGCATGCCGCGCGGGCGACGGCGCGCGGAGACGACGCGGGCGCCCGTCGGCACGCAGCCGCGGGGCTCGCGGAGCTGTCGGCGTGGCAGTCGTCATTCGGCTCGCTTGACATGCTCTCCTCCGTCGCGATGCACGCGTCCGGCGTCTTGATGGAGGGGGTCGCCGGCGCGCTTCGCTCGCGGCGGCCGGACACGCTCTTCGAGTGGTCCGAGCGCGCTAGACACTTCACCCAGCAGGTCACGCCGGTGCGCCCGCCGCCGGACGCCGAGCTTGCCGCCGACCTCACCGAGCTGCGGGTCCTGCGCAGCGAGCTGTCCGGAACCGACTGGTTCGCCGACAGGCGAGTACGTGAGTTGCGGTACCGGATCGCGGACAGGCAGTGGACGAACACGCCGGGATCCGTGGGGCCGCGCCGTGCGAGCCTCGACGAGGTGCGTTCGGAACTCGACGACGACACGGCGATGCTCGCGTTCGTCTACGTCGCGAACCGCCTCTCCTGTCTCGCCGTGAACGGCCGGGCGGCGCCCGTCATTGTCGACTTGCCGTGGGAGCGGATCCGCGCCGCGACGAAGGGCATTCACACGGAGCTCGAAGCCGCGGCCGTGATGAGCGGCTCGGCCGCGCGTCTCGTGCGTGCGTCGCTCGACGAGCGCCTCGGTCAGATCTCGCGAATGCTCGTCGAACCCGCGCTTGCGGCGGTGGGCGCCGCGCGGCGGGTCGTCATTACGTCTCCCGGGGAGCTGCGTCGCGTGCCGTGGATGATGCTCCCGGAGCTGCGCGGCAAAGTGGTCACCGTCTCGCGTTCCGCGTCCCGATGGTTCCACGCGCGGACGCGTGAGGAGCGCGCGGCGAATCCTGTTCCCGGCTTCGCCGTGGGGCCGGACGTGGCACGCGGTGCGGAGGAAGCAGAGCGCGGAGCTGCTGCCTGGCGGGCGGCGGCCGAGCGGCGTGAGCCCGGATCCGGGCTCACGTCCGTACGGATGCTCAGCGGCGACCGGGCGGGGACCGCCGACGTCGCCGCCCTCGCAGACGACGTGGATGTGCTGCACGTCGTCGCGCACGGAGAGCACGCCGCGTACGCGCCCATGCTCTCCGGCCTGACACTCGCGGACGGCACCCTGTTCGGCTACGACATCGACCAGATCCCGCGCGCACCCGAAACGGTTGTGCTGTCGGCGTGCGAGGTCGGACGCTCATCGGTCCGCTGGGGGGAGGAGGCGGTCGGTATGACGCGCGCGTGGCTGCACGCGGGATCGCGCAGCGTGATCGCCTCGCCCGTGATCGTCGCCGACGACATCGCCTGCGAGCTCCTCGGCGTTCTCCACGAGGGCCTCGCCGCGCGACTGGAACCCGCTGAGGCGCTCGCCATGGCGACGGAGGAGACGGGCCTCGTCACGCCCTTCGCCGCGTTCGGAACCGGGTTCTAG
- a CDS encoding S8 family peptidase encodes MSDETPEPKGWDWQDRASGSIPAGKVLDPEVDPIDGIRAYPTVYRSDTLLLTYVPGEAAEVLELTADAASAFGWDVSVESLLGDPLPPGDAPPPLLPDAPGLLGSAGVLRLRIATALDPNAAIVPGAPDAWRVLQRTRRLAQEAGVAHWAVPFLGLEHVLSVDPVGLNPFTTTNPFTRTNPFTRTNPFGAEDYLRPGRGSRQPIARLGAGPLRGSEPKRARRRPVVGILDTGCGVHEWLPEQIVRRRAELDGRPIGLTDDADPEVYADLYGQLDGEIDPVAGHGTFIAGIVRQLAPDADLLSLRLANALGTVDEGDLLQTVADVVTLLQRERDGHDDGVAIDVLVLSLGYYHETPEDGLYSTTLSDLLRAAREMGCTVVCSAGNDAIDRPTFPASLWAWPGADNGIAQDKAALHVAVGALNPSSDSVALFSNVGPWVTTYAPGAAVVSTTPDFDGGRQAASCDDRYGRHRATLGPDDYRGGFAAWSGTSFAAPYAAGLVAAALGDVPARAERAQQISRARKAARSALETLASHDGSRR; translated from the coding sequence ATGTCCGATGAAACCCCCGAACCGAAGGGATGGGACTGGCAAGATCGCGCGTCGGGGTCGATCCCGGCGGGAAAGGTGCTCGACCCCGAGGTCGATCCGATCGACGGGATCCGGGCCTACCCGACGGTGTATCGCTCCGACACCCTGTTGCTGACGTATGTGCCCGGCGAGGCCGCCGAGGTGCTCGAACTGACAGCGGACGCGGCGAGCGCCTTCGGCTGGGACGTGTCGGTCGAGAGCCTCCTGGGCGACCCGCTCCCGCCCGGCGACGCCCCGCCCCCGCTGCTCCCGGACGCCCCGGGTCTGCTCGGAAGCGCGGGCGTGCTGCGCCTGCGGATCGCGACGGCGCTCGACCCGAACGCCGCCATCGTGCCCGGCGCGCCCGACGCCTGGCGGGTGCTGCAGCGGACGAGGCGACTCGCGCAGGAAGCGGGCGTCGCGCACTGGGCGGTCCCGTTCCTGGGGCTCGAACACGTGCTCTCGGTCGATCCGGTGGGCCTGAACCCCTTCACGACGACGAACCCGTTCACCCGAACGAATCCCTTCACGCGCACGAACCCCTTCGGCGCCGAAGACTATCTGCGGCCCGGCCGCGGCTCTCGACAGCCGATCGCTCGACTCGGCGCCGGGCCGCTCCGCGGCAGCGAGCCGAAGCGCGCCCGGCGACGTCCCGTGGTCGGGATCCTCGACACGGGGTGCGGCGTGCACGAATGGCTTCCCGAGCAGATCGTCCGGCGGCGTGCCGAACTCGACGGCAGGCCCATCGGGCTCACGGACGACGCGGATCCGGAGGTGTACGCGGACCTCTACGGGCAGCTCGATGGCGAGATCGACCCGGTAGCCGGGCACGGTACGTTCATCGCCGGGATCGTGCGCCAGCTCGCACCTGACGCCGACCTGCTGTCACTCCGCCTCGCGAATGCGCTCGGGACCGTGGACGAGGGAGACCTGCTGCAGACGGTCGCCGACGTCGTCACGCTCCTGCAGCGCGAACGCGACGGTCACGATGACGGCGTTGCGATCGATGTTCTCGTGCTGTCGCTCGGCTATTACCACGAGACGCCGGAGGACGGCCTCTATTCCACGACGCTCTCGGATTTGCTGCGCGCTGCGCGCGAGATGGGGTGCACGGTGGTGTGCTCGGCGGGCAACGACGCGATCGATCGGCCGACGTTTCCCGCGTCGCTGTGGGCGTGGCCGGGGGCGGACAACGGCATCGCGCAGGACAAGGCGGCGTTGCACGTCGCCGTCGGCGCGCTCAACCCGTCGTCCGACTCGGTCGCCCTGTTCTCGAACGTCGGGCCGTGGGTGACGACATACGCTCCGGGCGCGGCGGTCGTCAGCACGACGCCCGACTTCGACGGCGGCCGGCAGGCGGCGTCGTGCGACGATCGCTACGGCCGACATCGCGCGACGCTGGGCCCCGACGACTACCGCGGCGGCTTCGCGGCGTGGAGCGGCACCTCCTTCGCGGCGCCGTATGCTGCCGGACTCGTCGCCGCCGCGCTCGGAGACGTGCCCGCTCGTGCGGAACGCGCGCAGCAGATCAGCCGCGCACGGAAGGCCGCGAGATCGGCCCTCGAAACGCTTGCGTCTCACGACGGGTCACGACGATGA
- a CDS encoding RNA polymerase sigma factor, protein MTALPTSGDAAHWFARWRDGDARAMDELVREMTPVLWHIARSYSVSASVAEDVVQSTWLALVRKHDMIEDPAAVAGWLITTVRREAWRAAGRARRSVSEDDLERRLPPAASVEEEIVVREEEQHLWRAVHTLDDRCRRLLRVVAFSVRPDYENLAVELDMPVGSIGPTRRRCLTKLKKLLQESPIDCDPASTRSQ, encoded by the coding sequence ATGACTGCATTACCGACTTCTGGCGATGCCGCGCACTGGTTTGCGCGATGGCGCGATGGCGACGCGCGCGCGATGGACGAACTCGTGCGCGAGATGACTCCCGTGCTGTGGCACATTGCGCGCTCGTACTCCGTCTCGGCGTCGGTCGCCGAAGACGTCGTGCAGTCGACGTGGCTCGCTCTCGTGCGCAAGCACGACATGATCGAGGATCCCGCCGCCGTGGCGGGATGGCTCATCACGACGGTGCGCCGCGAAGCGTGGCGCGCGGCGGGGCGCGCCAGGCGCTCCGTGTCAGAGGACGACCTCGAACGAAGGCTGCCGCCCGCTGCTTCCGTCGAGGAGGAGATCGTCGTGCGCGAGGAGGAACAGCACCTGTGGCGGGCCGTGCATACGCTCGACGATCGTTGTCGGCGCCTGCTACGCGTCGTCGCGTTCTCCGTGCGGCCCGATTACGAGAACCTCGCCGTGGAGCTGGATATGCCCGTGGGCAGTATCGGGCCCACACGGCGCCGCTGCCTGACGAAGCTGAAGAAGCTGCTGCAGGAAAGCCCCATCGACTGCGATCCCGCGTCGACACGAAGTCAGTGA
- a CDS encoding o-succinylbenzoate synthase, with protein MPLPPLPPVADVMQTLHVVALPLTTRFRGVDHREAALFEGPEGWAEFSPFVEYGNAEATTWLRAAIDFAWNPQPTPHRTHIGVNATVPAVTAARVSEILDRYGPCRTAKVKVAESGQTLDDDIARVAAVRDALGPEGRIRVDANAGWNVDEAERALHALAEFDLEYAEQPCASVEELAEVRWRLRKWDIPIAADESVRKAEDPIAVARAGAADIVIIKAQPLGGVRDALDIVERSGLPAVVSSALDTSIGLAQGAHLAAALPALEHDCGLGTGALFARDVVSPALVPTDGRIRVERLVPSLDALAETAATPERRAWWESRIRSCYARL; from the coding sequence ATGCCCCTGCCGCCGCTGCCCCCTGTCGCCGATGTGATGCAGACGCTGCACGTCGTGGCCCTTCCCCTGACCACACGCTTCCGCGGCGTCGATCACCGCGAGGCCGCCCTGTTCGAGGGCCCGGAGGGCTGGGCGGAATTTTCGCCGTTCGTCGAGTACGGCAATGCCGAGGCCACGACCTGGCTGCGCGCCGCGATCGACTTCGCCTGGAACCCGCAACCGACGCCGCACCGTACCCACATCGGCGTCAACGCCACCGTTCCGGCGGTCACGGCCGCCCGGGTATCCGAGATCCTCGACCGTTACGGTCCGTGCCGCACGGCGAAGGTGAAGGTCGCCGAGTCGGGGCAGACGCTCGATGACGACATCGCGCGTGTCGCGGCCGTGCGCGACGCGCTCGGACCCGAGGGTCGGATCCGCGTCGACGCGAATGCCGGCTGGAACGTCGACGAGGCCGAGCGCGCCCTCCACGCGCTTGCCGAGTTCGACCTCGAGTACGCGGAGCAGCCGTGCGCGAGCGTCGAGGAACTCGCTGAGGTGCGCTGGCGGCTGCGGAAGTGGGACATCCCCATCGCGGCCGATGAATCGGTGCGCAAGGCCGAGGATCCGATTGCCGTTGCCCGGGCGGGCGCCGCCGACATCGTCATCATCAAGGCGCAGCCGCTCGGAGGCGTGCGTGATGCCCTCGACATCGTCGAGCGATCCGGGCTCCCCGCCGTCGTCTCGTCGGCACTCGACACGAGCATCGGCCTCGCGCAGGGCGCGCACCTCGCCGCCGCGCTGCCCGCACTCGAGCACGACTGCGGCCTCGGCACGGGGGCGCTCTTCGCCCGCGACGTCGTCTCCCCCGCGCTCGTCCCTACGGACGGACGGATCCGCGTCGAGCGCCTCGTCCCCTCTCTCGACGCGCTCGCGGAGACCGCGGCGACTCCCGAGCGGCGCGCGTGGTGGGAGTCGCGGATTCGCTCCTGCTACGCGCGGCTCTGA
- a CDS encoding TetR/AcrR family transcriptional regulator: protein MSERPPVDPPQPATRSRAATRARLLAAASEVFAEVGLGEASVERICDRAGFTRGAFYSNFASKDEMFLELAGEVARERVAGVRVRVADLTAADRFDPQATDASVIIRALDVVGDDRHSTLLMHEISIKAMRDAEFAVAYRAQEEEILAEVVQLMDDIVEMKGLALRADSRAAAVIILAVWTDAATRAAVSGLDAAAATEMRTRRLSGVVELLLERPNAAQSRA from the coding sequence GTGTCTGAACGCCCCCCTGTGGATCCGCCGCAGCCCGCCACGCGTAGCCGCGCCGCCACGCGCGCGCGCCTGCTCGCCGCGGCGTCCGAGGTGTTCGCCGAGGTCGGCCTCGGCGAGGCGTCCGTCGAGCGCATCTGCGACCGAGCAGGCTTCACGCGCGGGGCGTTCTACTCGAACTTCGCCTCGAAAGACGAGATGTTCCTGGAGCTGGCGGGCGAGGTCGCGCGCGAGCGCGTCGCCGGAGTGCGGGTGCGCGTCGCGGATCTCACCGCCGCGGATCGCTTCGATCCGCAGGCGACGGATGCGAGCGTCATCATCCGAGCGCTCGACGTCGTCGGCGATGACCGGCACTCGACCCTGCTCATGCACGAGATCAGCATCAAGGCCATGCGTGATGCGGAATTCGCGGTGGCCTATCGGGCACAGGAGGAGGAGATTCTCGCGGAGGTCGTGCAGCTGATGGACGACATCGTCGAGATGAAGGGTCTCGCGCTGCGCGCGGATTCACGTGCGGCGGCGGTCATCATCCTCGCGGTGTGGACGGATGCGGCCACGCGCGCCGCAGTCTCGGGGCTGGACGCTGCCGCGGCGACCGAGATGCGCACGCGGAGGCTCAGCGGGGTCGTCGAACTGCTCCTCGAGCGCCCGAACGCGGCTCAGAGCCGCGCGTAG
- a CDS encoding MMPL family transporter, whose product MSTLLSSLGRWSFRNPWRVIGSWILLLLVAGGAALGLGKGFDDSITIPGTEAQDGIEQLERTFPQVSGTAAQIIVVAADGDSVDAASYRDPIETAVDEFSEFETMSNATSPYDEVVEGLVSTDETAAIVQLQLEGQATTISDEVKDAITERVHELGDELPDGSTTKLGGDLFSTELPAISATEAVGVLIALLVLIVTFRSFVMAGLPLVTALIGVGVSMLGVVAVTAFTEVSSTTPLLALMLGLAVGIDYALFIAARHQDQVRGGMDPEDAAARATGTAGSAVVFAGVTVLIALVGLGFAGIPFLTVMGIAAAVAVAVAVAIAVTMTPALLRFVGHRAAGRPRKERPQKVRHASFSQRWVKTVTAHPVVTTIAVVVGLGVVALPATQLGLALPNAGSLPQDSEARQAYDLTDQHFGEGFNGPLILTGSIITSTDPLGLMEDLADEVERLDGVKEVALATPNETADTGIVQIIPETGPSDPATSELVHELRDHHDEWLDEYGVDLTVTGFTAVAIDVSAKLGQALLPFGIFVVGLSVILLMVVFRSIWVPLKAAVGYLLSIVTAFGVVAMVFQFGWGADLLHVTKTGPVIAFMPIVVMGVLFGLAMDYEVFLVSRMREDYVHAIRRRPATREVAVDAIRTGYAASARVVTAAAVIMFAVFAAFVPEGDINIKPIALALAVGIAVDAFLVRMTLVPAVMALLGKHAWWMPAWLSRRLPSLDIEGEAVEREDRLADWPEPDSRSVLAAEDVTITADGEALVQDLQARVEPGDALVITATDPRSSRAALLAFAGRITTDEDSRLRVAGHLLPGRASWVRAHVGVALLDDSPDPESALAEALSGSATIVAVSGLDRASAASLSALSAARERSTGSLTVVATAADAARATDLLDDAGWSGASVLDATPHAAARPSEVIA is encoded by the coding sequence GTGTCCACCCTGCTCTCGTCCCTCGGACGCTGGTCCTTCCGCAACCCCTGGCGCGTTATCGGATCCTGGATCCTGCTGCTGCTCGTCGCCGGCGGCGCCGCCCTCGGGCTCGGCAAGGGCTTCGACGACTCGATCACGATCCCCGGCACCGAGGCACAGGACGGAATCGAGCAGCTCGAGCGCACCTTCCCGCAGGTGTCGGGCACGGCGGCACAGATCATCGTGGTCGCCGCCGACGGCGACAGCGTCGACGCGGCTTCCTATCGGGATCCCATCGAGACGGCGGTCGACGAGTTCAGCGAGTTCGAGACGATGTCCAATGCCACTTCACCGTACGACGAGGTCGTCGAGGGGCTCGTCTCAACCGACGAGACCGCCGCGATCGTGCAACTCCAGCTCGAGGGTCAGGCCACGACGATCTCGGACGAGGTCAAGGACGCGATCACCGAGCGCGTGCACGAGCTCGGTGACGAGTTGCCGGACGGGTCGACGACGAAGCTCGGCGGCGACCTGTTCAGCACGGAGCTGCCGGCGATCAGCGCGACGGAAGCGGTCGGCGTGCTCATCGCACTTCTCGTGCTCATCGTCACCTTCCGCTCGTTCGTGATGGCCGGACTTCCGCTGGTGACAGCGCTGATCGGCGTCGGCGTCTCGATGCTCGGCGTCGTCGCGGTCACGGCGTTCACGGAGGTTAGCTCGACCACGCCCCTGCTCGCGCTCATGCTCGGTCTGGCCGTCGGTATCGACTATGCGCTGTTCATTGCGGCCCGCCACCAGGACCAGGTGCGCGGGGGCATGGATCCCGAGGACGCGGCGGCGCGCGCGACGGGCACCGCGGGCAGCGCGGTCGTGTTCGCCGGCGTCACGGTGCTCATCGCCCTCGTCGGGCTCGGGTTCGCGGGGATCCCGTTCCTCACCGTCATGGGTATCGCCGCGGCCGTCGCCGTGGCGGTGGCCGTCGCGATCGCGGTGACGATGACACCGGCTCTGCTCCGCTTCGTCGGCCACCGCGCCGCTGGCCGACCGCGCAAGGAGCGCCCGCAGAAGGTGCGTCACGCCAGCTTCTCGCAGCGGTGGGTCAAGACGGTCACCGCACACCCGGTCGTCACCACGATCGCGGTCGTGGTCGGGCTCGGCGTCGTGGCGCTGCCGGCGACGCAGCTCGGCCTCGCCCTGCCGAACGCCGGGTCCCTCCCGCAGGACAGCGAGGCGCGCCAGGCGTACGACCTCACGGATCAGCACTTCGGCGAGGGTTTCAACGGCCCACTCATCCTCACCGGCTCCATCATCACGAGCACCGACCCTCTCGGCCTCATGGAGGATCTCGCGGACGAGGTCGAGCGTCTCGACGGGGTGAAGGAGGTCGCGCTCGCGACACCGAACGAGACGGCGGACACGGGGATCGTGCAGATCATCCCGGAGACCGGGCCGTCGGATCCGGCCACGAGCGAGCTCGTGCACGAACTGCGGGATCACCACGACGAGTGGCTCGACGAGTACGGCGTCGATCTGACCGTCACCGGCTTCACGGCGGTGGCGATCGATGTGTCGGCAAAGCTCGGGCAGGCGCTCCTCCCCTTCGGAATCTTCGTCGTCGGCCTCAGCGTCATCCTGCTGATGGTCGTGTTCCGCTCGATCTGGGTGCCGCTGAAGGCCGCCGTCGGGTACCTGCTGTCGATCGTCACGGCGTTCGGCGTCGTCGCGATGGTGTTCCAGTTCGGCTGGGGCGCCGATCTGCTGCACGTCACGAAGACGGGCCCGGTGATCGCCTTCATGCCGATCGTCGTGATGGGCGTCCTGTTCGGGCTCGCGATGGACTACGAGGTCTTCCTCGTCTCGCGCATGCGCGAGGACTACGTGCACGCGATCCGCCGCCGACCGGCGACGCGCGAGGTCGCCGTCGATGCCATCCGCACGGGCTATGCCGCATCGGCGCGTGTCGTGACGGCGGCCGCCGTGATCATGTTCGCCGTCTTCGCTGCGTTCGTCCCCGAGGGCGACATCAACATCAAACCGATCGCACTTGCGCTCGCCGTGGGCATCGCGGTCGATGCTTTCCTCGTGCGGATGACGCTCGTGCCCGCCGTCATGGCACTGCTCGGGAAACACGCGTGGTGGATGCCGGCCTGGCTCTCGCGCCGCCTCCCGAGCCTCGACATCGAGGGCGAGGCCGTCGAGCGCGAAGACCGGCTGGCCGACTGGCCCGAGCCGGACTCGCGCTCCGTGCTCGCCGCCGAGGATGTCACGATCACCGCGGACGGCGAGGCCCTCGTACAGGACCTGCAGGCGCGCGTCGAGCCGGGCGACGCCCTCGTGATCACGGCGACGGATCCGCGTTCTTCCCGCGCCGCGCTGCTCGCGTTCGCCGGACGCATCACGACTGACGAAGACAGTCGACTGCGGGTGGCCGGTCATCTCCTGCCGGGACGCGCATCGTGGGTACGCGCCCACGTCGGCGTCGCGCTGCTCGACGACTCTCCGGATCCCGAATCGGCTCTCGCCGAGGCGCTCTCCGGATCCGCGACGATCGTCGCCGTGAGCGGCCTCGATCGCGCCTCCGCGGCCTCCCTCTCCGCCCTGAGCGCGGCCCGCGAGCGGTCCACCGGATCCCTCACCGTCGTCGCGACCGCGGCCGATGCCGCCCGCGCCACCGACCTCCTCGACGACGCCGGCTGGTCCGGTGCGTCGGTTCTCGATGCCACGCCGCACGCCGCGGCCCGTCCCTCCGAGGTGATCGCATGA